A region from the Salidesulfovibrio onnuriiensis genome encodes:
- a CDS encoding basic amino acid ABC transporter substrate-binding protein — protein MLSALKRTFVVALMAVAVLATSQIASADMWDKIQKDGVIIIGNSPDYPPYETMDGNTRVGFDIDLMNAMAEKMGLKVEWKTMSFDSIIAAVNMGQVDVGFSGFGISEDRKKSVDFSKPYYISGQVIVTLPDSSIKNGADLVGKKVAVQLGTTGQEAAEKIEGVDVVKPETYSTAFMMLQTKAVDAVVSDIPVAEEYSKKQGFVIAPEKLSYEENAIVIPKGNPKLVEALNKALDEVEKDGTLGKLVEKWMK, from the coding sequence ATGCTGTCCGCACTGAAAAGAACATTCGTCGTCGCCCTGATGGCCGTTGCAGTACTGGCCACTTCTCAGATCGCCTCCGCAGACATGTGGGACAAGATCCAGAAGGATGGGGTGATCATCATCGGCAACAGCCCGGATTACCCGCCCTATGAAACCATGGACGGCAACACCCGCGTGGGCTTCGATATCGACCTCATGAACGCCATGGCCGAAAAGATGGGCCTCAAGGTGGAATGGAAAACCATGAGCTTCGATTCCATTATCGCAGCCGTAAACATGGGCCAAGTGGACGTCGGCTTCTCCGGCTTCGGCATTTCCGAAGACCGCAAGAAGAGCGTCGATTTCTCCAAACCGTACTACATTTCCGGCCAGGTCATCGTGACCCTGCCGGATTCCTCCATCAAGAACGGCGCAGATCTGGTTGGCAAGAAGGTTGCCGTGCAGCTCGGCACCACCGGCCAGGAAGCCGCCGAGAAGATCGAGGGCGTTGACGTTGTGAAGCCGGAAACCTATTCCACCGCTTTCATGATGCTCCAGACCAAGGCCGTAGACGCCGTCGTGTCCGACATCCCGGTTGCCGAGGAATATTCCAAGAAGCAGGGCTTTGTCATTGCTCCGGAAAAGCTGAGCTATGAAGAAAACGCCATCGTCATTCCCAAGGGCAATCCCAAGCTCGTCGAAGCCCTGAACAAGGCGCTTGACGAAGTGGAAAAGGACGGCACCCTGGGCAAGCTTGTTGAAAAGTGGATGAAGTAA
- a CDS encoding ABC transporter ATP-binding protein, which yields MSTCDFKRPPRKPVTEADKPVVRIRGITKRFGKVVANNDINLDLYPGRIKALLGENGAGKSTLMSMLAGRYKPDEGHIEIDGRVMDFSSSKEAIEAGIGMVYQHFMLVESMTVAQNVLLGQTGGFFINPKEMEKRVGVLAEQYGLEVDPGARVCDLSMGEKQRVEILKLLYRDSRILIFDEPTAVLTPEESVKLFEALWKMAEQGKSIVFISHKLEEVLALADDIAILRRGVIEGEVDPDCIESKADLACRMVGKEVILEIDREPHPTGDSVLEVKRLTGMGLTDVDFEVRQGEIVALVGVAGNGQKALVEAVCGLRKPPQDTIFINGKPWRQFFAESTWKRSLSYIPEDRLGLATLRECDMVENILLTTRKGFVIGPWLDKKRASRETTGLVEKFDIRPGRIQALAWQLSGGNLQKAVLARELYREPVLIVAEQPTQGLDISATEEVWKRLLEVRAMAGVLLVTGDLNEALQLADRIAVIYNGRILGMLPTSDEGTPDRIGPLMAGVVEEAAV from the coding sequence ATGAGCACTTGCGATTTCAAACGCCCTCCGCGCAAACCGGTTACCGAGGCGGACAAGCCCGTTGTCAGGATCAGGGGCATCACCAAGCGGTTCGGCAAGGTGGTGGCCAACAACGATATCAACCTGGACCTGTATCCCGGACGCATCAAGGCGCTTCTGGGCGAGAACGGGGCGGGCAAAAGCACGCTCATGTCCATGCTGGCCGGGCGCTACAAGCCAGACGAGGGACATATCGAGATCGACGGCCGCGTCATGGATTTTTCCTCCTCCAAGGAGGCCATCGAGGCGGGCATCGGCATGGTCTACCAGCACTTCATGCTTGTGGAATCCATGACCGTGGCCCAGAACGTGCTGCTGGGTCAGACCGGCGGTTTTTTCATCAATCCCAAGGAAATGGAGAAACGGGTCGGCGTATTGGCCGAACAGTACGGCCTGGAAGTAGATCCTGGCGCACGTGTCTGCGACCTTTCCATGGGCGAAAAGCAGCGGGTGGAGATTCTCAAGCTCCTGTACCGCGATAGCCGCATCCTCATCTTTGACGAGCCTACGGCGGTGCTGACCCCGGAAGAAAGCGTCAAGCTCTTCGAGGCGCTCTGGAAGATGGCAGAGCAGGGCAAATCCATTGTTTTCATCAGCCACAAACTTGAAGAAGTTCTTGCACTTGCCGACGATATCGCTATCCTTCGGCGCGGCGTCATCGAAGGCGAGGTGGACCCGGACTGCATCGAATCCAAGGCCGACCTGGCCTGCCGCATGGTGGGCAAGGAGGTTATCCTGGAGATCGACCGGGAACCGCATCCCACCGGAGATTCCGTGTTGGAAGTGAAGCGACTCACCGGCATGGGGCTTACCGATGTGGACTTCGAAGTCCGGCAAGGCGAGATCGTCGCGCTTGTCGGCGTGGCCGGCAACGGCCAGAAGGCGCTGGTGGAAGCGGTGTGCGGCCTGCGCAAACCGCCTCAGGACACCATATTCATCAACGGCAAGCCCTGGCGGCAATTCTTTGCCGAATCCACCTGGAAGCGATCCCTTTCCTACATTCCCGAGGACCGCTTAGGACTTGCCACGCTGCGGGAATGCGATATGGTGGAAAACATCTTGCTGACGACCCGCAAGGGGTTCGTCATCGGGCCATGGCTGGACAAGAAACGGGCTTCCCGCGAAACGACCGGTCTGGTAGAAAAGTTCGACATTCGTCCCGGCAGGATTCAGGCGCTGGCCTGGCAGCTTTCCGGCGGCAATCTGCAAAAGGCGGTGCTGGCGCGCGAACTGTATCGCGAACCGGTGCTCATCGTTGCGGAGCAGCCCACGCAGGGGCTCGACATTTCGGCGACAGAGGAAGTCTGGAAACGACTTCTGGAGGTTCGGGCCATGGCGGGCGTGCTGCTCGTCACGGGGGACCTCAACGAGGCCCTGCAACTGGCAGACAGGATTGCGGTCATATACAATGGCCGCATTCTCGGAATGCTGCCCACGTCGGATGAAGGAACACCCGACAGGATCGGCCCGCTCATGGCCGGTGTTGTCGAAGAGGCGGCCGTATAG
- a CDS encoding ABC transporter permease: MIAGFKLRKRDEPWKWGALVIFLGALLISLLVSALLLEGQGKSALNGLFILWDGSFGHGWAWEGALLKSVPIFLCSLGVAVTFRMQIWNIGAEGQFALGAIGATWMALTFPNLHWALLMPLMFGMAFLLGGLWASIPAALKLKLKVNEIISTLMLNYIAILLLDYLVFGIWKDPASYGFPMTPEFSHNAVIGGIAGSRVHWGVLLCVAVGVAFWAFMRYTRLGYELKASGQGPRVARYAGMPYGFLVMFVMCMSGGLAGWAGCVEAAATTGRLQPSLMVGYGYTAIVVAWLARLEPLNIAFASFLLAALRVGVENLQLELQIPAAFGEIMEGMILLSVLAGQFFLTYKLERRKQSD, from the coding sequence GGGTTTCAAGCTTAGAAAAAGAGATGAACCCTGGAAGTGGGGCGCCCTGGTTATTTTCCTGGGCGCCCTGCTCATTTCCCTTCTGGTAAGCGCGCTGCTTCTGGAAGGGCAGGGAAAGAGCGCTCTGAACGGTCTGTTCATTCTCTGGGACGGCAGTTTCGGTCATGGATGGGCCTGGGAGGGTGCGCTCCTCAAATCGGTCCCCATATTCTTGTGTTCATTGGGCGTTGCGGTGACCTTCCGCATGCAGATCTGGAACATCGGCGCGGAAGGGCAATTCGCCCTGGGCGCCATCGGCGCCACCTGGATGGCGCTCACGTTCCCGAACCTGCACTGGGCGCTGCTCATGCCGCTCATGTTCGGCATGGCCTTTTTGCTGGGCGGGTTGTGGGCCAGCATTCCCGCGGCACTCAAGCTCAAGCTCAAGGTCAATGAAATCATTTCCACACTGATGCTCAACTACATCGCCATCCTGCTGCTGGACTATCTGGTGTTCGGCATCTGGAAGGACCCGGCCAGCTACGGCTTCCCCATGACCCCCGAGTTCTCGCACAATGCGGTCATCGGAGGCATTGCCGGTTCGCGCGTCCACTGGGGAGTGCTCCTGTGTGTGGCTGTGGGCGTGGCGTTCTGGGCCTTCATGCGCTACACGCGCCTGGGCTATGAGCTCAAGGCCAGCGGACAGGGGCCGCGCGTGGCGCGCTACGCGGGCATGCCCTATGGCTTCCTGGTCATGTTCGTCATGTGCATGTCCGGCGGGCTCGCGGGCTGGGCCGGATGCGTGGAGGCGGCCGCCACAACCGGCCGTCTGCAACCGAGCCTCATGGTCGGTTACGGATACACCGCCATTGTGGTCGCATGGTTGGCCCGTCTTGAGCCTCTCAATATCGCCTTTGCCTCCTTTCTGCTGGCGGCATTGCGGGTCGGGGTGGAGAACCTGCAGCTCGAATTGCAGATTCCGGCCGCTTTCGGCGAAATCATGGAAGGGATGATTCTGCTTTCGGTTTTGGCCGGGCAGTTCTTTCTGACCTACAAACTGGAACGGAGGAAGCAGTCCGACTAG
- a CDS encoding amino acid ABC transporter permease: protein MDFALVFDHYDLFLSGAANTLKITFCALTIGIILGTLAGVARISRNAMMRYLSDIYIQVIRGTPMLLQIYFFMFGLPQVYNILFDARMPQDAFWLGMIALGINSGAYTAEIIRAGILSIDRGQMEAARCSGLTHKQAMIYVILPQAFKRMIPPLCNELIVLLKDSSLVSVVGYGELMFTAKVLGAKYYTYVPFLLGVGVIYMSLTLTFAKILHRVERKLSEGSTRGEGDNMVLDLG from the coding sequence GTGGATTTTGCACTCGTATTCGACCATTACGATCTTTTTCTGTCCGGCGCAGCCAATACCTTGAAAATAACCTTTTGCGCCCTGACCATCGGTATCATTCTCGGCACCCTCGCTGGGGTGGCCCGCATCAGCCGCAACGCCATGATGCGCTATCTTTCGGATATCTACATTCAGGTCATTCGCGGCACTCCCATGCTGCTGCAAATTTATTTCTTCATGTTCGGCCTGCCCCAGGTTTACAATATCCTTTTCGATGCCCGCATGCCGCAGGACGCCTTCTGGCTAGGCATGATCGCGCTGGGGATCAACTCCGGCGCGTATACCGCCGAGATCATCCGTGCGGGTATCCTGTCCATCGACAGGGGGCAGATGGAAGCGGCCCGCTGTTCCGGGCTGACCCACAAGCAGGCCATGATCTACGTGATTCTTCCCCAGGCCTTCAAACGCATGATTCCGCCCCTTTGCAACGAACTCATCGTCCTGCTCAAGGATTCCTCCCTGGTTTCCGTTGTGGGATATGGCGAACTCATGTTCACCGCCAAGGTGCTGGGCGCCAAGTACTACACCTACGTGCCGTTCCTTCTCGGAGTGGGGGTAATCTACATGAGTCTGACCCTGACCTTCGCCAAGATCCTGCACAGGGTAGAACGCAAGCTCAGCGAAGGCAGCACCCGGGGCGAAGGGGACAACATGGTTCTCGACCTCGGCTAA
- a CDS encoding ABC transporter permease, with the protein MLEIIVPLLSATVQSGTPILYATLGEMMTEKGGVLNLGVEGILSFSALAAFVTSFLTGSPALGFLMGGFAGLLLASIHAFVCISCLGNQVVSGLALTILGLGLTRFLGTPYIGLPCEGFDKFAFPLLSQIPAIGDIFFRQDALVYVSYVIPVLFWFFFKRTSLGMAMEAVGEYPAAAAAAGLKPILLRYCSVLGGGFLIGLGGAYLSLAYTNLWTNGLSGGRGWIAVALVIFAFWRPGRAVAGAYLFGGVMSFQLLLQARGTNIPSSILLALPYALTICALVFSAWRRKYSDMPAALGTNIEPEG; encoded by the coding sequence ATGCTGGAAATTATAGTTCCTTTATTGAGCGCCACCGTTCAGTCGGGAACGCCCATTCTCTACGCCACCCTCGGTGAAATGATGACCGAAAAGGGCGGCGTGCTGAACCTGGGCGTCGAGGGTATTCTCAGCTTTTCGGCCCTGGCCGCGTTCGTGACCTCGTTTCTCACGGGGTCGCCCGCGCTTGGTTTTCTCATGGGTGGGTTCGCCGGGCTGCTCCTGGCCTCCATCCATGCTTTTGTCTGTATCTCCTGCCTGGGCAACCAGGTGGTTTCCGGTCTGGCCCTGACCATTCTCGGCCTCGGCCTGACCCGTTTCCTGGGGACTCCGTATATCGGGCTGCCCTGTGAAGGGTTCGACAAGTTCGCCTTCCCGCTCCTGTCGCAGATTCCCGCCATCGGGGATATCTTTTTTCGGCAGGATGCCCTGGTTTACGTCTCCTATGTCATCCCGGTGCTGTTCTGGTTCTTTTTCAAGCGCACCAGCCTGGGCATGGCCATGGAGGCCGTGGGTGAATATCCCGCGGCGGCCGCGGCGGCCGGTCTCAAGCCGATCCTGCTGCGCTACTGTTCCGTATTGGGCGGAGGGTTTCTCATCGGCCTGGGCGGCGCCTACCTGTCTCTGGCCTACACGAACCTATGGACCAACGGACTTTCGGGCGGGCGCGGCTGGATTGCCGTTGCGTTGGTCATTTTCGCCTTCTGGCGGCCGGGCCGGGCTGTGGCGGGCGCATACCTCTTCGGTGGGGTTATGTCCTTCCAGCTCCTGCTGCAGGCCCGAGGCACCAATATCCCGTCCTCCATCCTGCTGGCCCTTCCGTATGCCCTGACCATCTGCGCCCTGGTGTTTTCGGCCTGGAGGAGGAAGTATTCGGACATGCCCGCCGCACTGGGCACCAACATCGAGCCGGAGGGTTAA